Proteins encoded together in one Nymphalis io chromosome 24, ilAglIoxx1.1, whole genome shotgun sequence window:
- the LOC126777909 gene encoding uncharacterized protein LOC126777909 isoform X1 has product MMTISESQYSSNKMSSIHKINDRVVHRDSFDDVKSSSSVNSSLITKRGFKPSDMFDPKKKEFLTNLSYKLFPVSWNDVDVPSSETILPELIAEDLENKPIVVGDKEVDLNKIFTPAPDAEEHIIKKDRKFEKTFASSAFYVPGVHPTVKEQMDLARAISKSLSDSSNHMSKGQSMYVNRKKRSVKWVHEGRGRNTSNTCATVSPVANHDTPYRPPSSLRNQKTYPKSALKHTSNLPKMEPFPVTPPTISIQDIEVQVPLAPTKLNDVYASPKSPRLPLVFGPNYNVAPRGWGEMKDYYRPVSLDGVGNVKAGYTDY; this is encoded by the exons ATGATGACAATTAGCGAGAGTCAGTATTCATCGAACAAAATGTCCAGTATTCACAAGATCAACGACCGTGTCGTGCACAGGGACAGCTTCGACGACGTCAAAAGTTCTTCCAGCGTCAACAGTTCGCTCATCACGAAACGAGGCTTTAAACCTTCAGATATGTTCGATCCTAAAAAAAAAGAGTTCTTAACGAACCTCAGCTATAAATTGTTCCCTGTAAGTTGG AACGATGTGGACGTTCCCAGCAGCGAAACAATACTCCCGGAACTTATTGCT GAAGATTTGGAGAACAAGCCGATTGTCGTCGGTGACAAGGAAGTCGATTTGAACAAGATTTTCACACCAGCTCCGGATGCTGAGGAACACATCATAAAAAAAGATCGCAAGTTTG AGAAAACCTTCGCATCATCAGCGTTCTATGTACCCGGAGTTCATCCAACAGTCAAGGAACAAATGGATCTTGCACGAGCGATCTCCAAATCCCTGTCTGACTCCAGCAATCACATGAGCAAGGGACAAAGCATGTACGTTAACAGGAAGAAACGATCCGTGAAGTGGGTGCATGAGGGGAGAG GACGCAACACATCCAACACATGCGCCACAGTGTCGCCTGTTGCTAACCACGACACACCGTATCGCCCGCCATCGAGTCTGCGCAACCAAAAAACCTATCCGAAATCAGCTCTGAAACACACATCGAACTTACCAAAAATGGAGCCTTTCCCTGTAACACCGCCAACAATATCCATACAAGACATCGAAGTACAAGTACCGTTGGCACCTACGAAGTTAAACGACGTCTACGCATCGCCAAAAAGCCCGCGCTTGCCGCTTGTCTTTGGTCCGAATTACAACGTAGCGCCGAGAGGTTGGGGCGAAATGAAAGATTATTACCGGCCagtgtcactagatggcgttggtAATGTTAAAGCTGGTTACACggattattaa
- the LOC126777909 gene encoding uncharacterized protein LOC126777909 isoform X2 has translation MMTISESQYSSNKMSSIHKINDRVVHRDSFDDVKSSSSVNSSLITKRGFKPSDMFDPKKKEFLTNLSYKLFPNDVDVPSSETILPELIAEDLENKPIVVGDKEVDLNKIFTPAPDAEEHIIKKDRKFEKTFASSAFYVPGVHPTVKEQMDLARAISKSLSDSSNHMSKGQSMYVNRKKRSVKWVHEGRGRNTSNTCATVSPVANHDTPYRPPSSLRNQKTYPKSALKHTSNLPKMEPFPVTPPTISIQDIEVQVPLAPTKLNDVYASPKSPRLPLVFGPNYNVAPRGWGEMKDYYRPVSLDGVGNVKAGYTDY, from the exons ATGATGACAATTAGCGAGAGTCAGTATTCATCGAACAAAATGTCCAGTATTCACAAGATCAACGACCGTGTCGTGCACAGGGACAGCTTCGACGACGTCAAAAGTTCTTCCAGCGTCAACAGTTCGCTCATCACGAAACGAGGCTTTAAACCTTCAGATATGTTCGATCCTAAAAAAAAAGAGTTCTTAACGAACCTCAGCTATAAATTGTTCCCT AACGATGTGGACGTTCCCAGCAGCGAAACAATACTCCCGGAACTTATTGCT GAAGATTTGGAGAACAAGCCGATTGTCGTCGGTGACAAGGAAGTCGATTTGAACAAGATTTTCACACCAGCTCCGGATGCTGAGGAACACATCATAAAAAAAGATCGCAAGTTTG AGAAAACCTTCGCATCATCAGCGTTCTATGTACCCGGAGTTCATCCAACAGTCAAGGAACAAATGGATCTTGCACGAGCGATCTCCAAATCCCTGTCTGACTCCAGCAATCACATGAGCAAGGGACAAAGCATGTACGTTAACAGGAAGAAACGATCCGTGAAGTGGGTGCATGAGGGGAGAG GACGCAACACATCCAACACATGCGCCACAGTGTCGCCTGTTGCTAACCACGACACACCGTATCGCCCGCCATCGAGTCTGCGCAACCAAAAAACCTATCCGAAATCAGCTCTGAAACACACATCGAACTTACCAAAAATGGAGCCTTTCCCTGTAACACCGCCAACAATATCCATACAAGACATCGAAGTACAAGTACCGTTGGCACCTACGAAGTTAAACGACGTCTACGCATCGCCAAAAAGCCCGCGCTTGCCGCTTGTCTTTGGTCCGAATTACAACGTAGCGCCGAGAGGTTGGGGCGAAATGAAAGATTATTACCGGCCagtgtcactagatggcgttggtAATGTTAAAGCTGGTTACACggattattaa
- the LOC126777909 gene encoding uncharacterized protein LOC126777909 isoform X4 translates to MMTISESQYSSNKMSSIHKINDRVVHRDSFDDVKSSSSVNSSLITKRGFKPSDMFDPKKKEFLTNLSYKLFPEDLENKPIVVGDKEVDLNKIFTPAPDAEEHIIKKDRKFEKTFASSAFYVPGVHPTVKEQMDLARAISKSLSDSSNHMSKGQSMYVNRKKRSVKWVHEGRGRNTSNTCATVSPVANHDTPYRPPSSLRNQKTYPKSALKHTSNLPKMEPFPVTPPTISIQDIEVQVPLAPTKLNDVYASPKSPRLPLVFGPNYNVAPRGWGEMKDYYRPVSLDGVGNVKAGYTDY, encoded by the exons ATGATGACAATTAGCGAGAGTCAGTATTCATCGAACAAAATGTCCAGTATTCACAAGATCAACGACCGTGTCGTGCACAGGGACAGCTTCGACGACGTCAAAAGTTCTTCCAGCGTCAACAGTTCGCTCATCACGAAACGAGGCTTTAAACCTTCAGATATGTTCGATCCTAAAAAAAAAGAGTTCTTAACGAACCTCAGCTATAAATTGTTCCCT GAAGATTTGGAGAACAAGCCGATTGTCGTCGGTGACAAGGAAGTCGATTTGAACAAGATTTTCACACCAGCTCCGGATGCTGAGGAACACATCATAAAAAAAGATCGCAAGTTTG AGAAAACCTTCGCATCATCAGCGTTCTATGTACCCGGAGTTCATCCAACAGTCAAGGAACAAATGGATCTTGCACGAGCGATCTCCAAATCCCTGTCTGACTCCAGCAATCACATGAGCAAGGGACAAAGCATGTACGTTAACAGGAAGAAACGATCCGTGAAGTGGGTGCATGAGGGGAGAG GACGCAACACATCCAACACATGCGCCACAGTGTCGCCTGTTGCTAACCACGACACACCGTATCGCCCGCCATCGAGTCTGCGCAACCAAAAAACCTATCCGAAATCAGCTCTGAAACACACATCGAACTTACCAAAAATGGAGCCTTTCCCTGTAACACCGCCAACAATATCCATACAAGACATCGAAGTACAAGTACCGTTGGCACCTACGAAGTTAAACGACGTCTACGCATCGCCAAAAAGCCCGCGCTTGCCGCTTGTCTTTGGTCCGAATTACAACGTAGCGCCGAGAGGTTGGGGCGAAATGAAAGATTATTACCGGCCagtgtcactagatggcgttggtAATGTTAAAGCTGGTTACACggattattaa
- the LOC126777909 gene encoding uncharacterized protein LOC126777909 isoform X3, whose protein sequence is MMTISESQYSSNKMSSIHKINDRVVHRDSFDDVKSSSSVNSSLITKRGFKPSDMFDPKKKEFLTNLSYKLFPVSWEDLENKPIVVGDKEVDLNKIFTPAPDAEEHIIKKDRKFEKTFASSAFYVPGVHPTVKEQMDLARAISKSLSDSSNHMSKGQSMYVNRKKRSVKWVHEGRGRNTSNTCATVSPVANHDTPYRPPSSLRNQKTYPKSALKHTSNLPKMEPFPVTPPTISIQDIEVQVPLAPTKLNDVYASPKSPRLPLVFGPNYNVAPRGWGEMKDYYRPVSLDGVGNVKAGYTDY, encoded by the exons ATGATGACAATTAGCGAGAGTCAGTATTCATCGAACAAAATGTCCAGTATTCACAAGATCAACGACCGTGTCGTGCACAGGGACAGCTTCGACGACGTCAAAAGTTCTTCCAGCGTCAACAGTTCGCTCATCACGAAACGAGGCTTTAAACCTTCAGATATGTTCGATCCTAAAAAAAAAGAGTTCTTAACGAACCTCAGCTATAAATTGTTCCCTGTAAGTTGG GAAGATTTGGAGAACAAGCCGATTGTCGTCGGTGACAAGGAAGTCGATTTGAACAAGATTTTCACACCAGCTCCGGATGCTGAGGAACACATCATAAAAAAAGATCGCAAGTTTG AGAAAACCTTCGCATCATCAGCGTTCTATGTACCCGGAGTTCATCCAACAGTCAAGGAACAAATGGATCTTGCACGAGCGATCTCCAAATCCCTGTCTGACTCCAGCAATCACATGAGCAAGGGACAAAGCATGTACGTTAACAGGAAGAAACGATCCGTGAAGTGGGTGCATGAGGGGAGAG GACGCAACACATCCAACACATGCGCCACAGTGTCGCCTGTTGCTAACCACGACACACCGTATCGCCCGCCATCGAGTCTGCGCAACCAAAAAACCTATCCGAAATCAGCTCTGAAACACACATCGAACTTACCAAAAATGGAGCCTTTCCCTGTAACACCGCCAACAATATCCATACAAGACATCGAAGTACAAGTACCGTTGGCACCTACGAAGTTAAACGACGTCTACGCATCGCCAAAAAGCCCGCGCTTGCCGCTTGTCTTTGGTCCGAATTACAACGTAGCGCCGAGAGGTTGGGGCGAAATGAAAGATTATTACCGGCCagtgtcactagatggcgttggtAATGTTAAAGCTGGTTACACggattattaa